The sequence GGGAAGAAGGGCAAGAAGTGATCCCGCCCGCTCGCGCGGGCGACGGCCCGCACCCGCGCCCGGCGGCGGATGACCTGGAGCGATTGCGGGGCTTCGTGGTCATCGCCCACAGCGAGCCGGCCGATCGGCGGGAAGCGCGGCGGTGGGAAGTCGCGGGTCCGGCTGCACGGCCGGTCGGCGGGAAGCGCGGCGGCGGCAAGCGCGGGTCCGGGGGTGCGGCCGTTCGGCGGGAAGCGCGGCGGTGGGAAGTCGCGGGTCCGGCTGCACGGCCGGTCGGCGGGAAGCGCGGCGGCGGCAAGCGCGGGTCCGGGGGTGCGGCCGTTCGGCGGGAAGCGCGGCGGTGGGAAGTCGCGGGTCCGGCTGCGCGGCCGGTCGGCGCCGAAAACGGCGCGGTCGAGCGCGGGCTCGGCTGTGGTGGCCGACCGGGCCGGCGGAGCAGCCGGCCCCGGCACGAGCCGGGGCCGGAGCGAGACGGTCCGAGGTCAGCCGCGAGCGGCGAGGGCCTGCCGGTACAGCCGGCCGGCTCGGTACGACGAGCGCACCAGCGGCCCGCTCATCACCCCGGCGAAGCCGATCTGCTCGGCCTCCTCGCGGAGCTCGACGAACTCCTCCGGCTTGACCCAGCGCTCGACCGGGTGGTGCCGCGGCGTCGGGCGCAGGTACTGGGTGATGGTGATCAGCTCACACCCGGCGGCGTGCAGGTCGCGCAGGGCGGCGGAGATCTCCGCGCGCTCCTCGCCCATGCCCAGGATCAGGTTGCTCTTGGTGACCAGGCCGGCCGCGCGGGCCTGGGTGATCACGTCGAGGGAGCGCTCGTAGCGGAAACCGGGACGGATCCGCTTGAAGATCCGCGGGACCGTCTCGACGTTGTGCGCGAGCACCTCGGGCGTGGCGCCGAAGACCTCGGCGAGCTGGGCGGGCTCGGCGTTGAAGTCCGGGATCAGCAGCTCGACACCGCAGTCGGGCTGCAGCTTGTGGATCTGCCGGACGGTCTCGGCGTAGAGCCAGGCGCCGCCGTCGGGGAGGTCGTCGCGGGCGACGCCGGTGACCGTGGCGTACTTGAGGCCCATGGTGGCGACGGACTCACCGACCCGGCGCGGCTCGTCGGCGTCGAACTCGGCCGGCTTGCCGGTGTCGATCTGGCAGAAGTCGCAGCGGCGGGTGCACTGGTCGCCACCGATCAGGAAGGTGGCCTCGCGGTCTTCCCAGCACTCGTAGATGTTGGGGCAGCCGGCTTCCTGGCAGACGGTGTGCAGGCCCTCCTTCTGGACCAGCCCGCGCATCTGGGTGTACTCAGGACCCATCTTCGCCTTGACCTTGATCCACGGCGGCTTCCGCTCGATGGGAGTCTCGGCGTTGCGCGCCTCGATGCGCAGCATGCGGCGGCCCTCGGGAGCAATAGTCACCACCCGAAGATACGCCCGTTCCGAGCGGCCGCGCCGGATGGGCGACGAGGCTCACGTGACCTTATCTGTGACCGCGGTCACCGGCTGGTGAATGCCGCGCGGAAATGCGCTGGAACGGCCGGGAAGCCCGCGGTTAACGTCTGCCGCACGGCAGTGACGGGACCGAGTAACGCTCCGATACGCCGGCCGAGAGAGCCACCGGCAGCTGTGAAGGTGGCCCGTGCGCCGGAGCGCGAAGACACCCCCGAGCCGAGCAGTGCAAGAGGCGCTCCGGGCCGACCCCGGG is a genomic window of Actinoplanes teichomyceticus ATCC 31121 containing:
- the lipA gene encoding lipoyl synthase, which translates into the protein MRRGRSERAYLRVVTIAPEGRRMLRIEARNAETPIERKPPWIKVKAKMGPEYTQMRGLVQKEGLHTVCQEAGCPNIYECWEDREATFLIGGDQCTRRCDFCQIDTGKPAEFDADEPRRVGESVATMGLKYATVTGVARDDLPDGGAWLYAETVRQIHKLQPDCGVELLIPDFNAEPAQLAEVFGATPEVLAHNVETVPRIFKRIRPGFRYERSLDVITQARAAGLVTKSNLILGMGEERAEISAALRDLHAAGCELITITQYLRPTPRHHPVERWVKPEEFVELREEAEQIGFAGVMSGPLVRSSYRAGRLYRQALAARG